In Aphelocoma coerulescens isolate FSJ_1873_10779 chromosome 25, UR_Acoe_1.0, whole genome shotgun sequence, a genomic segment contains:
- the ADAM15 gene encoding disintegrin and metalloproteinase domain-containing protein 15 isoform X3, with amino-acid sequence MGAMGPRLLLAAGLLLAAGTGSAAGDSSQQHSEELGRSWSVTLRVLWDNRTLSLAEATQGGFPARLRVLLELEGVRLVLELEQNWELVQGTGALLYYLPDGTRVIQELSKQEHCCYQGTVLGFPGSWANLCACAGVSGHLWLSETRSYALEPDTSSPPGQHVASRLRVEPQSFGQGPRPGAEATEPLWPQRGKRAAAEQRFVELVMVVDHAAFQNYPTLQRVHTRTLEIANQVDVFFRPLGVRVALLAVEVWSEGDKIAVGSSARAVLERFLRWRQEELLPRLPHDNAQLLTGARFDDVSVGMSTQASMCSPSRSGGVSMDHSVSVLVIASTVAHQLGHNLGMRHDSSGRLCHCSDLQHDRGCIMAPPTGLTPGLSFSNCSRQDLERSLQQGQGWCLSNVPKPQLLTGSPTCGNHFVELGEECDCGLSVECTDPCCNSSSCQLMPGAVCATEDTCCQDCQLRRAGHVCRELLGECDLPEFCDGVSPRCPPDAFLQDGQPCASGRARCYSGACATYEGQCQQLLGPGASPVSSSCMATLNTRGDEHGHCGQLPNGSYVTCGQQDTSCGMLQCQRGSPRGDRPEGSCHGTPLPGDEDVTDAAMVLPGTTCGPGKMCLQHRCQDISVLGDQQCQSNCHGHGVCNNHGHCHCERGWAPPTCDSPGVGGSQDSGPAGLERGGSALPTALLLSALLGLTLALGLCRARRAGLHKHLCQLGKGTSCQYSAETRVRFLGPGAADGWSGISQPETRSGSNQGPPARPRPPQWRQATELQVMHSSKAPPSDRPPPPTRPLPADPVLLSAQPPGPAKPPPPQRPLPSDPPGPSLPRSETPPGHPYVTVIPARPAPAPPEA; translated from the exons ATGGGGGCGATGGGGCCGCGGCTGCTCCTCGCCGCGGGGCTGCTGCTCGCCGCCGGCACCGGGAGCgctgcag GTGACAGCTCGCAGCAGCACAGTGAAGAATTAGGACGCTCCTGGTCTGTGACCCTTCGGGTCCTGTGGGATAACCGGACGCTCAGCTTGGCAGAAGCGACCCAG gggggattccCCGCCCGTCTGAGGGTCCTGCTGGAGCTTGAGGGGGTGCggctggtgctggagctggagcaaaACTG ggagctggtgcagggcacCGGGGCGCTGCTCTATTACCTGCCCGATGGCACACGGGTGATCCAGGAGCTCAGCAAGCAG gagcactgCTGCTACCAGGGAACAGTGCTGggcttccctggctcctgggccAACCTCTGTGCATGCGCTGGAGTCAG CGGCCACCTCTGGCTGTCGGAGACCAGGAGCTACGCGCTGGAGCCGGACACCAGCAGCCCACCAGGGCAACACGTGGCATCGCGTCTTCGGGTGGAGCCACAGAGCTTCGGGCAGGGCCCTCGCCCTGGGGCAGAGGCAACAGAGCCCCTCTGGCCACAGCGG ggCAAGCGGGCAGCGGCAGAGCAGCGCTTTGTGGAGCTGGTGATGGTGGTGGACCATGCTGCG TTCCAGAATTACCCCACCCTACAGCGTGTTCACACCCGGACCCTGGAAATCGCCAACCAGGTGGATGTG TTCTTCCGCCCGCTGGGAGTGCGGGTGGCCCTGCTGGCGGTGGAGGTCTGGAGCGAGGGTGACAAGATCGCGGTGGGCAGCAGTGCCCGGGCAGTGCTGGAGCGGTTCCTGCGCTGGcgccaggaggagctgctgccccggctgccccacgaCAATGCCCAGCTCCTGAC GGGTGCCCGCTTTGATGATGTCTCAGTGGGGATGTCCACTCAAGCCTCCATGTGTTCCCCCTCACGCTCCGGGGGGGTCAGCATG GACCACTCCGTCAGTGTCCTGGTCATCGCCTCCACCGTGGCCCATCAGCTGGGGCACAACCTGGGCATGCGCCACGACAGCAGCGGGCGCCTCTGCCACTGCAGCGACCTCCAGCACGACCGCGGCTGCATCATGGCACCGCCTACGGG GTTGACGCCTGGCTTGAGCTTCAGCAACTGCAGCCGGCAGGACCTGGAGCGCAgcctgcagcagggccagggctggtGCCTCTCCAACgtccccaagccccagctcctgaCTGGGAGCCCCACCTGCGGGAACCACTTCGTGGAGCTGGGCGAGGAATGCGACTGTGGCCTCAGCGTG GAGTGCACCGATCCTTGCTgcaacagcagctcctgccagctgATGCCAGGGGCCGTGTGTGCCACGGAGGACACCTGCTGCCAGGACTGCCAG CTGCGCCGTGCTGGACACGTGTGTCGGGAGCTGCTGGGCGAGTGCGACCTGCCCGAGTTCTGTGACGGGGTCTCGCCGCGCTGCCCCCCTGACGCGTTCCTGCAGGACGGGCAGCCCTGCGCCAGCGGGCGGGCACGCTGCTACAGCGGCGCCTGTGCCACCTACgaggggcagtgccagcagctgctggggccaG GTGCCAGTcctgtctccagctcctgcatggCCACCCTGAACACAAGAGGAGATGAGCATGGGCACTGCGGGCAGCTCCCCAACGGCTCCTATGTCACCTGCGGCCAGCA ggacACCAGCTGTGGGATGCTGCAGTGCCAGCGCGGCAGCCCCCGTGGGGACAGACCAGAAGGGTCCTGCCACGGGACCCCCCTGCCCGGGGACGAGGATGTGACCGATGCGGCCATGGTGCTGCCTGGCACCACCTGTGGCCCTGGGAAG ATGTGCCTCCAGCACCGGTGCCAGGACATCTCCGTGCTGGGTGACCAGCAGTGCCAGAGCAACTGCCATGGGCATGGG GTGTGCAACAACCACGGGCACTGCCACTGTGAGCGGGGCTGGGCCCCCCCAACCTGCGACAGCCCTGGCGTGGGGGGCAGCCAGGACAGCGGCCCTGCCGGCCTCGAGCGAG GGGGAAGCGCCCTGCCCACGGCCCTGCTGTTGAGCGCACTGCTGGGGCTGACGCTGGCGCTGGGGCTGtgccgcgcccgccgcgccggCCTGCACAAGCACCTCTGCCAGCTTGGCAAGGGCACCTCCTGCCAGTACAG TGCTGAGACCCGGGTGCGGTTCCTGGGTCCCGGAGCCGCAGACGGCTGGAGCGG gatCTCACAGCCAGAGACCCGCTCGGGCAGCAACCAAGGTCCCCCCGCGCGTCCCCGGCCCCCGCAGTGGCGTCAGGCCACGGAGCTGCAGGTCATGCACAGCAGCAAG GCCCCCCCCTCGGACAGGCCACCCCCCCCCACACGCCCGCTGCCTGCAGACCCGGTGCTGCTGAGCGCTCAG CCCCCAGGTCCAGCCAAGCCCCCCCCACCGCAGCGGCCGCTGCCCTCGGACCCCCCGGGCCCTTCGCTGCCCCGCAGCGAGAccccccctgggcacccctaTGTCACCGTGATTCCTGCCAG gcccgccccggccccgccagaGGCCTGA